The Triticum aestivum cultivar Chinese Spring chromosome 3A, IWGSC CS RefSeq v2.1, whole genome shotgun sequence genome includes a region encoding these proteins:
- the LOC123060609 gene encoding protein IWS1 homolog A: MADGALLDLLPQIHALFSDQLRVISYKWLSRNFSVSSDDAKRLLQEFVNKHGTDHEVIYSVSGWLKNNPQNYCVKLTSGPKLEEARRAFKDSCSVQVYSIQACIPKDTAVLWNPEFVQAEELFNQPFDEENCLRDNRFCGVRNSFVKRTTTGKHVNSMPPKPTNSVVAPAVAKPSSAPKEQSSIVRQQDLPGPSDPVKGTSIKAEKDNASVLDKTVNAPAVKEPSVAVHANKTKAQNGKTLPSNGASLATMWGRASAKPKAPAVTKATDLPSVAVTADAQICAKEEADADSSDDEKGAHYKRASNGASNRKRRAIFDCSDDDDDDDFVAIASPEPPKQCARNPVTEAAQDNISEQKKVESKQDTTSDVKGFTKRIDSDLTSECKTRSDSATNGSGITLKEKAKDSPNKKDQAAETTSTSPKRRKVLKTRIDERGREVTEVVWEGEAPASDKAEKNVTNTDATNRPTLPSKPQPAANTDRNNAPSKTAGGKKPAKAAPKQGKNIMSFFKKV; the protein is encoded by the exons ATGGCCGACGGCGCGCTGCTCGACCTGCTGCCCCAGATCCACGCCCTCTTCTCCGACCAGCTCCGCGTG ATTTCGTACAAATGGCTAAGCCGGAATTTTTCCGTGTCATCAGATGACGCCAAGAG GCTGCTTCAGGAGTTTGTCAACAAACATGGAACTGATCACGAAGTTATTTACAGTGTGTCTGGGTGGTTAAAGAACAATCCTCAAAATTATTGTGTAAAACTCACTTCAGGCCCTAAACTTGAAG AAGCAAGGCGGGCATTTAAGGATTCTTGTTCAGTTCAGGTTTACAGCATACAGGCTTGTATTCCAAAAGACACTGCTGTACTTTGGAATCCTGAATTTGTGCAGGCAGAGGAGCTTTTCAACCAGCcatttgatgaagaaaattgtTTGAGAGATAATAG GTTTTGTGGTGTAAGGAATTCTTTTGTCAAGCGAACTACCACAGGGAAGCATGTGAACTCAATGCCCCCAAAGCCTACAAATAGTGTTGTAGCACCTGCAGTGGCAAAACCTAGTAGTGCTCCAAAAGAACAATCTTCTATTGTTCGACAGCAAGATCTACCTGGACCATCCGATCCAGTGAAAGGAACGAGCATTAAAGCTGAAAAGGATAATGCCTCGGTCTTGGATAAAACTGTTAATGCTCCGGCTGTCAAAGAGCCATCAGTCGCTGTGCATGCAAATAAAACCAAAGCTCAGAACGGGAAGACCCTGCCCAGTAATGGTGCATCCCTGGCTACCATGTGGGGTCGTGCATCAGCAAAACCCAAGGCTCCAGCTGTCACTAAAGCTACAGATCTACCAAGTGTTGCTG TTACAGCCGATGCACAGATATGTGCAAAAGAAGAAGCAGACGCTGATAGCAGCGATGATGAAAAAGGTGCACACTACAAGCGGGCCTCTAATGGTGCAAGCAACAGAAAGAGAAGAGCGATCTTTGATTGTTcagacgatgacgatgatgacgatttTGTAGCCATTGCATCTCCAGAGCCACCAAAACAGTGTGCCAGAAATCCTGTCACTGAAGCTGCACAAGACAATATATCAGAACAGAAGAAAGTGGAAAGCAAACAGGATACAACGAGCGATGTGAAAGGCTTCACAAAAAGGATCGATTCTGACCTTACCTCTGAATGTAAAACCAGAAGTGACAGTGCTACCAATGGTTCTGGGATTACCTTAAAAGAAAAGGCCAAAGATTCACCAAACAAGAAGGATCAGGCTGCTGAGACAACTTCCACCTCACCTAAAAGAAGGAAGGTTTTGAAGACACGTATAGATGAGCGGGGCAGAGAAG TAACTGAGGTTGTCTGGGAGGGCGAAGCTCCTGCAAGTGACAAGGCAGAGAAAAATGTTACCAATACTGATGCCACTAACAG